Below is a window of Quercus robur chromosome 6, dhQueRobu3.1, whole genome shotgun sequence DNA.
TAGATGACCTAGAAACATAGGGGTGAATGACAAACTTACTCTAGCAGAAATCTTTATGGCTAATCGAAAGTAAAGGGGTTTAACAGCGTAATGTGGATGTGAACCAAAAACAAACTTACAAAGCTAAAATGTGACTAAGGCAGCACGGTGGATGACGGTAGAAGCCTTCGAGAAAGCCCCAACCCAATGAGACAACTTCGCATTCCCTTTTATCCCTTTCTTTAACTCGGTCTCCACGGCCTCCTCCTTGGTGGAAAGCTCGATGTTGTTTGGGTCTGTGTCACCAAGGATGGGTAGCAAAAGTTGATTGTCCATGTCCTCTAAAGTCACGATGATCTCACCATAAGAAAGGAAGAAGGTATGGGTGGCGCTACACCATCGACGGACCAAGTGGCGGAGATTGAACAAATCTCGATAGTTAGACAAACACCGGGAGGAAACGATGGCCTTCAATACACCGGCCTACTATAACGCTGCCATAAAACCCGCATCGGACAACTTCATGTCCACCCACTCTTTCCAACCCAATGACGTACTCGACCCAAATTCGAAGAGAATGGGCACTGGTAGTGAGGTCCCTTGGCGGATGTCAAGGCTGAGAATAGAGGAAGCCAAAGGGACTTCGGAATCACGATGGCAAAGAGAAAGCCATACACGGCCTGGCGGAGGAGGTGAATAGTCATTGGACACCACAGGAAAGTGAATCTGGGTATCATACCACTGGTCGATGAGAGGAGGACACTCACTATCCGGATCGTGACCCCCTTCCTCCTCCTTGAAATGGTCCGATTCGGAATGGGGAGCCTCTCCACCCATGGTCTTGGTGGGTGGATCATTGGTGGCAACCTTCTTCCCTTTATAGTGGGAAGAACTTTCACCCTTCACCGGCGACATGGAAGACGGATTGAACGGAAAAGGTAATGGGTAGAGAAATTTTGGGAAGGTGAGACGGTGAAGGGAACGAGAAATGAAAGATTGTGAGAAAGTGGGGAAAAGtatgaggaaaagaaaaatgaaaaggctGAGACAAAAAAAAGCGATATGAAGGGAGGCAACGGGTCAGCCATCAAAAGAAGCATCACATTGATGAAACAGAGGTTGTGTATCAGGATAACTGCTAAATCGAGAAACTTGAAGAGACAAGTCTGTTCATGGTAGAAAAGGAAACAAGGCAGGGTCCACTGTTTAATAAAATccgacgaaaaaaaaaaaattacatgagcATTCGCATACGAATTGCAGGAGCAATCCATATGCTCAGGGGGCTGaatgttgatgcccatttttttACAAAAGGCCCAACAGCAGAAGAATCCCAACAATAGAGAAGGTGAGaaggaaataaaagaaataaggaAACAAGCCCAGTGGGCTAAAGCAACAGGATTGATGGCTAGCAGGCCAcgaaaataaaaagaggtaaagaagaagtaaatgggCCGAGAAAGCCTAAGGAATGAAGTAGTAAGCCCATGAGAATAATAAGAGATAAAGACGAAGTAAATGGGCCAGGGAAGCCTAGGGAATGAATTGGTAAACTTAATGGGCTAGCTTAATGGCCAATAAGATTAAAAGGgtaataagaggtaaagatgtAGTAAATGGGTTGAGGAAGCCCACAAAATTTAGCAAAAATCCCATAGGAGTAAAAAaggtaaagaagaagtaaatgggTCGAGGAAGCCTAAGGAATAAAGTAGTAAAATGGGCTGGCATGACAGAAATGTTGGCCAACAAGCCCAAAAGAGGTAAAAATTTGGAAAGTGGGGAGCAAAAGATTGATAAAGAAATGGGCTGACATAGCAAGAACATCAACTTGCAAGCCCACGGggtaataagaaataaaaagagaggTAAAGCTATAGCAGACACAATGAAGTGATATGGCAAGATCAAAACATCAACTAGTACGTATAGTAGAATCAAACAAACGCAAAGGTAGCAGAAATGGTGTGAAGGCTAGAAAGAAACAAATTCAGACGGAGTGGAGCATGCATAAAGGGCCAGGGCACCACCTACTTATACCTAGCCTATACATGGGAGGTGGGCCACGGGTTAAGGTTTTCAGAGGGTGGGGAGAAAATGAGGTCTATTCTAGAGTTCCCGCTCAAGCTTCTTTGGGAGAAATGTTTTGTTGGGATGACATCCAGGGACGGACCCAGGTGGGGGCCTAAGGGGGCTCAGCCCCTCCCCCCCTtggggccaaaaaaaaaaaaaaaaaattagtaggtaaaattttcaaaaaaaaaaaaaaaaaaaagacttgggcCCCCTTTACTTTGTAGCTCAGGCCCCCCTCCAAAAATCATGAACCATCCCTATCCCAGTCGGCCAGCCCAGGAGGCAAGAGCCCatgtaaatcttaaaaaaaaaatgtaaaaaagaaaaaaagaagaagaaaacctaGTAGTCCAAAACCAAatggaaaaagtgaaaaacgaaggaaaaagaaaagaaaagagagaggcgAGACAGAGAAAGTGAGAGGCGAGACTTAGAGAGTACTCAGAGTAGAGACCCATCTCGGCGATCTCGCTGCCCACTCCATGACGTCGCCGCTCACGTCGTGACGCCGCCACCACGCGAGAGAGACCCATCTCGCTGCCCACATCGCCACCCATCTCGCAAACTTGTCCTTGTCAATTGTCAAATACCCAAATGGGAAACAGCCACATCAACGCTACCACGTGAGACCTATCTTGCTGCTGGTTACTCGATCTTCCTAGCCCAGCTTCATTGCTCTAGCCTTCACAGTTCATAAGTATATAATCTATCATTTCCTTCAAAACCTAATATAGTGTTTGTGAATCTCAGAATCTAACAATCTGTGCTTGTGGACTTGTGGTGTTTATGTTTTTACTGATGAGTGATGAACTGATGTTGGTGATTGTGAATTGAATCTGTGCTTGATTGCctgtggtattttttttttttttttgtctttttggctttgtgactCTCAGTCACTCTGTGtttgtgactctctctctctctctctcttatattatatagataagataaatagagagagagagaatagagttTGTTGAGATTAGAGAATATATTAGTGTAGTGTTTGACTGTTTGTTCTTTGTTGACTGGTAGTTGGGCAATAATAGGacaagtgacaaaaaaaaaatggtaaagttAGGAAAGGTTTTTATTGGCAGTGCAGAATAAATTTATAGTGTCAGTAGTGGGATTGGGTCAATGTTAGAAATATGGAGAcaagacaaagacaaagacaaagagataaataaaggcaaagaccaaagacaaaagaaaaaaaaatcatataatatagaaaattgtcacacaaatttaagaaaataacagTAATTCACTTGCGCCTATTGTTAACTCATAATGctaaattagataaatttataaattgaaaagaagTGAGAAATACTAAATTCATAATTAAATGCATCATGCATATTACCTAGATTCTAGTATTTGTCTTTAGTTAGTAACAACAATCGTTTGTgagataatatatatgattcttattttatttgtagaccacgaaaaaatcaactacaatgtttgattttttcaaaagaaaagattcaAATTCTTTAGAAGTCAACGTAGGATTTTCAACAATTAATGTTGCTATTCTAATTCCAAAAAATGTGGATGTTccaattctagaaaatattCATTCCCCAATTCCAGAAAATGTCGATGTTCCAATCCCAAAAAATATCCATTCCCCAATTCCAGAAAATGCCGATATCCCAATTCCGGAAAATAACCATATCtctcaaacacaatttcaaaaagcTGATCTTGATTCTTTGGATTATGATCCTGGAATACACAAACAAATATGGGAATATCATGTTAATCAACGTGATGAAATTCGATGGGCTTACATTAAAAATGGTCCACACCAACCTCCATTAGAGACATacaaaaaaatggaaaacacAATCGTAGCTTTCAAGCTTTTTGGTTTGAATATTATTCAACACGGCCAGAATATTCTCCCACGAAAGATGTAGCTTATTGTCTACCCTGCATTGTCTTTCATAATCCAAATGGGGTCGTGGGACAAAATACATTCATTGTTGGTGGAtttagaaattggaaaaaagTTGGGGgcaaaaattgttattttcaagGTCATATAGGAAGAGATCCTAACTTAGCTCATAGAGTTGCCAAGCAAATGTGTAAGGATTTGATGAACCAATGGTAGCATTTACAAAAGGTAGTTGATCATTTCACTACtgaacaaattgaaaataatcgGTTGCAACAGAAGGCCTCAATTTATATTGTTCGACATCTTGCCTTTCAAGCTATATCATTTAGAGGTTGAGATGAAAGCTTTAGTTCATCTAATCGTGGGAactttcttgaagcattaaacattGTCACTTTTTGGAATGAGAAGGTTGCTGACATAATAGAAAAAGCTCCCAAAAATGCAATCTACACATCACCTAAGATTCAAAAGGAAATTCTACATGTTTACTTAGATAAAGTGAAGAAGGCAATTTTGGAAGAAATTGGTGATGCAAAGTTTTGCATAATGGTTGATGAAGCTCGTGATAAGTCCATGAAAGAGCAAATGGTTGTGGTTTTTAGATATGTTGATAGAGAAGGCATTGTGAAAGAACGTTTTTTTGGCCTTATTCACGTTGTTGACACTGCGACTTTAACTCTAAAGAAGGGGATATATTCTTTGTTATCTCAACATTACttagatatacaaaatattcaagAGCAAGGATATGATGGAGTAAGCTACATGCGAGGTATGTGGAATGGATTAcaagctttgattttgaatgattgcTCATATGCTTACTACATCCGTTATTTTGCACATCGCTTACAATTGGCATTAGTAAAAGCATCAAAACAAGTTGTCCCCATTAGTGGGTTTTTTCTTAAATTGCTTTTGGTGATCAAAAATGTTAATGCTTCATGCAAGCATAATGAGTAATTGAAAGTTGCCAATGCTAATAAAATATCACGTTTGATTGATCTTGAAGAGCTTGAGACTAGAAGTGGACTTAATCAAATTGGCACTTTACAACAACCTGTAGAAATACGTTGGAGTTCACATTTTAGATCAGTTTCTAGCTTATTAAGGATGTTTACTTCATCTGTTTTGAAGTTTTACTAAATATAATTGATGATGCAAGTGATGGAGAACATCGGGCAGAAGCAGAGTCAGCTTATGATGGTTTAACTTCATTTGAATTGGTCTTTATCTTGCAACTTGAGAAGGAAACTATGGAGATCACTGATAAactttgtcaagctttgcaaAGCCAATCTCAAGACATTTTAAATGCCATGCATTTAGTTTCATCCAATGTTATTAATTCCGTTTCGGTTTGTCCAGTCGAACGAAATATTTCAATACTGGCCAATTTCAGCGTATCGTTTCAAAGTGTTTTggattgaaaaaagaaattaaaaatatatatagagtatcattttttttttcatacttattattataataaattaattccCTCACATTGTGTGGTAAAGAAAACTCCATGCCTACATTTGATATCCAATGTACTTCAATAGGCAAGTAGatactaataagtaataacccATCAGTCCATCACaccattcaaaaaataaataaaataataaatttcagattcactaaaagacaattataTCTTGGAAGTAGGAGCCATTGAAAACTTTACCAAACcacattgttcaaaaataaCAAGTCTCAGTTTTTTAGCATTCAgcttaacaaagaaaaaagtctCAAGCTCTTAGCACTCTGAAGGTTTGACAAAACGTGAAGACAAGCAAGCGAAAAAATGTagtgcagaaagaaaataaagccaAAAATGAAAAGGGAAGAGAAAAGATAGAGCATGCAGTAGATGAAGGTTGGACACTACCATTGTTGTtaatttccttctctcttcttaatttctttttgggttgtgattattttcttatGAATTTAAAGCTTTAGATCTTGTCAAAATAGAAGCTTTACATGTGTGAATGGATCTATGAACATCTGATTTGAGATGTAAAACAACGTAGTTGCAggatagatttttattttttttaaaggcaaaaCCAATACTGGCCGAAATTCCCATTCCACCTGAAATTGGCAGGAATTGACCGAAACAGCTGAAACACCCTGAAACAGGCTAGAATTTGACCTGAGGTGGAATGGGTGGTAGTACCATTCTGGATTGCACACCGGCACGAGAAATTCCAGCCGTTCCAGCCAGAACGAAACGAAATTAATAACATTGGTTTCATCTACTAAAgcacttatccaaaaatttagagatgatGGAGGGGATGGCTTACTCACCACTGTGATATCATTTTGTGAGAAGCACTGCATTAATGTCCTAGATATGAATGCTTGTTATGTTGGGAGGCGAAGTCGAGCTCGTAATCAGCAAGATAACGTTACAATTGAGCATCATTATcgagtaaatattttttatgctgcAATAGATTCTCAACTATAGGAACTAAATCATCGATTTAATGAAGATGCAATGGAGTTACTTAGGCTTAGCTTAGTTTTAGAACCTCAAGAGGCATTAAAATCTTTTAGAAGTAGTGGTCTTTGTTTGTTGGTAAAGAATTTCTATCCACAAGATTTCACAGATTATGACAAACAAGTGTTGGAGAAGGAGCTTTGTCATTTTGAGCATAATGTAGTCCAGGATCCagagttcaaaaaattgaatagtTTATCTGAGTTGTATCAATGGTTAGTGAGAACTGGAAACTCAGAATACTACAAACTTGTTTATAGAATGGTGAGACTTGTGCTTAGTCTTCCAGTTTCTACTGCTACTATAGAGCGGACATTTTCAGCTATGAAAGTTGTCAAAACTAACCTtcgaaacaaaatataaaataattttttgatggaCTCTTTGATGTTATACATTGAAAGGGAAATAGCTTCGACATTTAGTTTGGATTCAATCatagatgattttgaagatttgaaagagCATCGAGTTCCCTTTTCATAGATgattgtattaagaaacaatagtgtttcgtgtcttttgtttttgttggtagatgagtgtatcttaatatattaagaaacaatgatttttgggtatttgtcttGGTTGGTATAAAtgtgtatttgaattttttttttccgcttatctctgccccccccccccccagcgTAAAATCCTTTTCTGTTGTAGTATTATCTCTATTTACTGTATTATTTTGTTGTAACTTTATTAACCATTTTCTCGGCGTTAGTTTTATTTATTCCATTTAGTATTGTAGTTACCTTGCTGTTCTGTATTACTGCCATAACATTTGTAATAGTTGTTCTTGTTGTGGCCATGCCATAAGCTCAGTCCACACTGCTCATGCCAGGATTCATGTACATTGGGTTGGCTCAACTTGTGCACAAGCTGGCCTGAAGCGTAGTCCCAGCAAGGCCAGTCTCAACTCTTTTACCTCAGACTAAAGGGCCAAAGCACAGCAGCAGGGGTCGAGGCCCAACAACACATAAAAGGCCCACCACACCCTCTTAAGCAAAAATTATTAGTTCCACCTTTGGTTGGAGGAATGGAAAATGGgagtagaaatttttttttccggGCCCAATTTTTATGAGGAGGGAGTTTTCTCCTCAAATTGAGGAGAAAATGGAGGAGAAAGTGGGCTTTATGATTACCGCAtctaaatttatacaaacataattttctatcatttcattttttaaccaaataaaagagtttttcacTCCAATATTGCACCCCAACCAAACATGGGAAAACATGGAAAAGTGGAATGATAGAAAatagtgggaggatggaaaagtaggaCGATTGAAAAAATTTGGTTTCTCTCCTAGGTGTTTGgttttagggatgaaaaagtgaagggatgaaaaacttttttatttaattgaggagaaaaatgggaggatataaaggtagtttatataaatttactcttttacccttattatataatatgtaagaaataatttctttgtactcattaaataagaaaaaaatattacttattattaattaaaattaataaaataacatcttataaaaattaacacatcatacctataaacttatattatttttctttgttattataaattatattatattgctaggaggaaaaaaaaaaccataaaaacttggacatgttttttttttttcataacttgGTAGACAATTTGTATTTAAGAAGAGTGAGACATACTGGGTAGCATCTGAGTAGAGACGTGGAAAAAGAGATGAGAAGAGATAAAGAATTGTGGTTCTTGGTTGGAGGTGATGAAGAATGGGCTAGATGGGTAGGTGAGAGTTATTAATAATGGGGTTAATTTTGTAAAATCAGTTGGCTGAACccaacaataagttttcagtgGTGTTTTCACTCCATTTTGGAGAGATCAATTTTTGGTGGGCTTGGGGAGAAAATGCcttggccccaccaaaatccttcttattttccttcctaaccAAACAACTCCAAAAGTTATCTTCTCATTATTTTCTGTCCCTCCTATCTTCCCTCTAACCAAATGCATCATCTTAGTGTAAAACCAAACAGGttataaaaaaagataacaatgaGAAGATATTTGCGCATAAGAGCTTGCCGATGAATGTGAAGATGGTCGAGGTTGGGTTTGTTTGACAGGTGATGGAGATTGTTTGGGTCATGGCCCCTAAGAGAAGTGAAATTTGTTTGTGGGTTGACATGACAATTCGACTTCCATGATTGTTGTTGACATGTTTTTTTATAGTCAAAAATACTTTTAAGTCCCTATTAGTGTGGGTTTGTTATCATTTTGGTTATTTGTGTTCTAAAATTGTTAATTTACACCCTCAAGGGTCTCAACTTTGATAGGACATTCAATATGTCTATTCCATTCATATATGTTAAATTTGCTGTTCTCTTTACTATTTCTTTTTACCCATTATTACGACATACTTAACttgggagaaaaaaagaaaaaaaaatagcaagatGCAAAGTTTGTCTCACATGGATCTGTTGGGAAGATAAACACTTTGAGGAGCttccttgaataattaatataacatatagagataaaattttacccaaaaggcctaagctAGAAAaaaaggcctaagcccaatgggtatgtgctcaattgtgttatattaaccactcattcttctcattattatttaatgtggTACTTCATTCACATGTGTATATCCAACAGGATTAATAGAGTATTGTGTGAAACCAATTTGCTTgtgaaaaatgagagagatggGGGATTGTGGGAGAAATTGTAAGTGAATTGCAGTGGTGGAGAGCTTGGGCTCAAGCTTAGGTGTGGAGGAGGTTCATTGGCTCAATTTTGCccgatttttttatttttatttttatttttttgacgaACTAAAACAAGGGTCTTGCGTGTGTTCGTTAACCCCAGTCTACTTAATCCCTGGGACACATGGCGCGGGACCACTTAGAAAAGTTCGGGCTACCACTACTTGAACTCCATCCCTCTAGCCTCTAGGTTGCCCCCTTTGAGATCCGATCACAAAACTACAACTCATTTGATCCCCTACTCAATAGGCTACGTTCGATTACTTGATGTGGTGGTTACCTCTGATATAAATGTTACAAACCTATAGGTAGAACTTACCATTGAAACCGGCTTGTAAGGGGAGGGTGTccaagagcttataaacacatgaTTAAGTTTATACTTAATTCATGTGGGATACTAGGATCATAACACTTAGTTAGGCATGAAAGTTTGAGAGAAGCTCCTACCAAGCCCCTCAGGTGGTGATTTCGTCGGATGTGGAGCTCAATGatacttattttaaaattaattacgAGTCTACTGTTTGTTTCTCCATGTTATTTTAGGTCGTTTTAGATTGTTGGTTTTCTAGAGCTTGAAGGGTATCTGTGAGACATGTATAAAGAGAAACTAATCATTGTAGAAATAATTTAACTGTTATTGTATGCAGATGGAGGCTTAATGCGTGTTTTGATCATATTGTGATACATTATATTTTGATGTGTTATGGGATGTAAAAT
It encodes the following:
- the LOC126689935 gene encoding uncharacterized protein LOC126689935 — translated: MEDGLNGKENIHSPIPENVDVPIPKNIHSPIPENADIPIPENNHISQTQFQKADLDSLDYDPGIHKQIWEYHVADIIEKAPKNAIYTSPKIQKEILHVYLDKVKKAILEEIGDAKFCIMVDEARDKSMKEQMVVVFRYVDREGIVKERFFGLIHVVDTATLTLKKGIYSLLSQHYLDIQNIQEQGYDGVSYMRVLLNIIDDASDGEHRAEAESAYDGLTSFELVFILQLEKETMEITDKLCQALQSQSQDILNAMHLVSSNVINSVSELNHRFNEDAMELLRLSLVLEPQEALKSFRSSGLCLLVKNFYPQDFTDYDKQVLEKELCHFEHNVVQDPEFKKLNSLSELYQWLVRTGNSEYYKLVYRMVRLVLSLPVSTATIERTFSAMKVVKTNLRNKI